The following coding sequences are from one Syngnathus acus chromosome 12, fSynAcu1.2, whole genome shotgun sequence window:
- the st8sia5 gene encoding alpha-2,8-sialyltransferase 8E isoform X6: MLRRRIGYTDPSSGKDILGNRSLCFIFICAFGLVTLLQQILYGKNYIKRYLGNYDGHFEYNSTTCKEVRQEIMDVKVLTMVKTSDLFERWRNLQVCKWEQSKEETSNFKMSLSRCCNAPSFLFTTKRNTPAGSKLRYEVDTSGILPITTEVFKMFPDDMPYSKSQYKKCAVIGNGGIIKNSNCGKDIDSADFVFRCNIPPISEKYSADVGTKTDLVTVNPSIITERFQKLEKWRRPFYNVLLNYENSSVVLPAFYNTRNTDVSFRVKYMLDDFDSQRGVFFFHPQYLLNVQRFWAVQGVRAKRLSSGLMLVTAALEMCEEVHLYGFWAFPMNPSGIFITHHYYDNVKPRPGFHAMPHEIFNFIHMHARGIVHVHTGPCT; the protein is encoded by the exons ATGCTGCGCCGCAGGATCGGATACACTGACCCGTCGTCGGGTAAAGACATCTTGGGCAATCGCTCCCtttgtttcatatttatttgcgCCTTTGGACTGGTGACTCTGTTACAGCAGATTCTCTATGGAAAAAACTACATTAAGAG GTATTTGGGAAACTACGACGGGCACTTTGAGTACAACTCGACAACATGCAAAGAGGTCAGACAGGAGATTATGGACGTCAAAGTCCTGACAAT GGTGAAAACTTCGGATTTGTTTGAGAGATGGCGTAACCTGCAGGTGTGTAAGTGGGAGCAGAGCAAGGAGGAAACCAGCAACTTCAA AATGTCGCTGTCTCGTTGCTGCAatgctccttccttcctgttcACCACCAAAAGGAACACCCCCGCCGGGAGCAAGCTGAGGTACGAGGTGGACACCAGCGGCATTCTTCCCATCACCACCGAAGTCTTCAAGATGTTCCCAGAT GATATGCCGTACTCCAAATCCCAGTACAAGAAATGCGCCGTGATCGGAAATGGCGGCATTATTAAGAACAGTAACTGTGGAAAGGACATTGACTCGGCAGACTTTGTGTTCAG ATGCAACATACCGCCCATCAGCGAGAAATACTCTGCTGACGTCGGCACAAAAACAGATCTGGTAACGGTGAATCCCAGCATCATCACCGAGAG ATTTCAAAAGCTGGAGAAATGGCGGCGTCCCTTTTACAACGTCCTACTCAACTACGAGAACTCCTCGGTGGTCCTGCCGGCGTTCTACAACACGCGCAACACGGACGTGTCCTTCCGGGTCAAGTACATGCTGGACGACTTTGACTCGCAACGCGgcgtcttcttcttccaccCGCAGTACCTGCTCAACGTGCAGCGCTTCTGGGCCGTGCAGGGCGTGCGGGCCAAGCGGCTGAGCAGCGGGCTGATGTTGGTCACCGCCGCCCTGGAGATGTGCGAGGAGGTGCACCTCTACGGTTTCTGGGCCTTCCCCATGAACCCGTCGGGCATCTTCATCACGCACCACTACTACGACAACGTCAAGCCGCGACCGGGCTTTCACGCCATGCCGCACGAGATCTTCAACTTCATCCACATGCACGCCCGCGGTATCGTGCACGTGCACACCGGGCCGTGCACGTGA
- the st8sia5 gene encoding alpha-2,8-sialyltransferase 8E isoform X5, which translates to MLRRRIGYTDPSSGKDILGNRSLCFIFICAFGLVTLLQQILYGKNYIKRYLGNYDGHFEYNSTTCKEVRQEIMDVKVLTIKNFRKVRGRGYPSSLSKSLCLSARVKTSDLFERWRNLQVCKWEQSKEETSNFKMSLSRCCNAPSFLFTTKRNTPAGSKLRYEVDTSGILPITTEVFKMFPDDMPYSKSQYKKCAVIGNGGIIKNSNCGKDIDSADFVFRCNIPPISEKYSADVGTKTDLVTVNPSIITERFQKLEKWRRPFYNVLLNYENSSVVLPAFYNTRNTDVSFRVKYMLDDFDSQRGVFFFHPQYLLNVQRFWAVQGVRAKRLSSGLMLVTAALEMCEEVHLYGFWAFPMNPSGIFITHHYYDNVKPRPGFHAMPHEIFNFIHMHARGIVHVHTGPCT; encoded by the exons ATGCTGCGCCGCAGGATCGGATACACTGACCCGTCGTCGGGTAAAGACATCTTGGGCAATCGCTCCCtttgtttcatatttatttgcgCCTTTGGACTGGTGACTCTGTTACAGCAGATTCTCTATGGAAAAAACTACATTAAGAG GTATTTGGGAAACTACGACGGGCACTTTGAGTACAACTCGACAACATGCAAAGAGGTCAGACAGGAGATTATGGACGTCAAAGTCCTGACAAT AAAGAATTTTCGGAAAGTACGCGGTCGTGGCTATCCTTCTTCACTCTCCAAGTCTCTCTGCCTGTCTGCCAGGGTGAAAACTTCGGATTTGTTTGAGAGATGGCGTAACCTGCAGGTGTGTAAGTGGGAGCAGAGCAAGGAGGAAACCAGCAACTTCAA AATGTCGCTGTCTCGTTGCTGCAatgctccttccttcctgttcACCACCAAAAGGAACACCCCCGCCGGGAGCAAGCTGAGGTACGAGGTGGACACCAGCGGCATTCTTCCCATCACCACCGAAGTCTTCAAGATGTTCCCAGAT GATATGCCGTACTCCAAATCCCAGTACAAGAAATGCGCCGTGATCGGAAATGGCGGCATTATTAAGAACAGTAACTGTGGAAAGGACATTGACTCGGCAGACTTTGTGTTCAG ATGCAACATACCGCCCATCAGCGAGAAATACTCTGCTGACGTCGGCACAAAAACAGATCTGGTAACGGTGAATCCCAGCATCATCACCGAGAG ATTTCAAAAGCTGGAGAAATGGCGGCGTCCCTTTTACAACGTCCTACTCAACTACGAGAACTCCTCGGTGGTCCTGCCGGCGTTCTACAACACGCGCAACACGGACGTGTCCTTCCGGGTCAAGTACATGCTGGACGACTTTGACTCGCAACGCGgcgtcttcttcttccaccCGCAGTACCTGCTCAACGTGCAGCGCTTCTGGGCCGTGCAGGGCGTGCGGGCCAAGCGGCTGAGCAGCGGGCTGATGTTGGTCACCGCCGCCCTGGAGATGTGCGAGGAGGTGCACCTCTACGGTTTCTGGGCCTTCCCCATGAACCCGTCGGGCATCTTCATCACGCACCACTACTACGACAACGTCAAGCCGCGACCGGGCTTTCACGCCATGCCGCACGAGATCTTCAACTTCATCCACATGCACGCCCGCGGTATCGTGCACGTGCACACCGGGCCGTGCACGTGA
- the st8sia5 gene encoding alpha-2,8-sialyltransferase 8E isoform X3 — translation MLRRRIGYTDPSSGKDILGNRSLCFIFICAFGLVTLLQQILYGKNYIKSAQQFSRLKGDETGNWSGPVNFSDDGSLKPARNGRKRYLGNYDGHFEYNSTTCKEVRQEIMDVKVLTIKNFRKVRGRGYPSSLSKSLCLSARVKTSDLFERWRNLQVCKWEQSKEETSNFKMSLSRCCNAPSFLFTTKRNTPAGSKLRYEVDTSGILPITTEVFKMFPDDMPYSKSQYKKCAVIGNGGIIKNSNCGKDIDSADFVFRCNIPPISEKYSADVGTKTDLVTVNPSIITERFQKLEKWRRPFYNVLLNYENSSVVLPAFYNTRNTDVSFRVKYMLDDFDSQRGVFFFHPQYLLNVQRFWAVQGVRAKRLSSGLMLVTAALEMCEEVHLYGFWAFPMNPSGIFITHHYYDNVKPRPGFHAMPHEIFNFIHMHARGIVHVHTGPCT, via the exons ATGCTGCGCCGCAGGATCGGATACACTGACCCGTCGTCGGGTAAAGACATCTTGGGCAATCGCTCCCtttgtttcatatttatttgcgCCTTTGGACTGGTGACTCTGTTACAGCAGATTCTCTATGGAAAAAACTACATTAAGAG TGCGCAACAGTTTAGCCGACTCAAAGGGGACGAGACAGGAAATTGGAGCGGTCCCGTTAATTTCTCGGATGACGGATCTCTGAAGCCTGCCAGAAATGGAAGGAAAAG GTATTTGGGAAACTACGACGGGCACTTTGAGTACAACTCGACAACATGCAAAGAGGTCAGACAGGAGATTATGGACGTCAAAGTCCTGACAAT AAAGAATTTTCGGAAAGTACGCGGTCGTGGCTATCCTTCTTCACTCTCCAAGTCTCTCTGCCTGTCTGCCAGGGTGAAAACTTCGGATTTGTTTGAGAGATGGCGTAACCTGCAGGTGTGTAAGTGGGAGCAGAGCAAGGAGGAAACCAGCAACTTCAA AATGTCGCTGTCTCGTTGCTGCAatgctccttccttcctgttcACCACCAAAAGGAACACCCCCGCCGGGAGCAAGCTGAGGTACGAGGTGGACACCAGCGGCATTCTTCCCATCACCACCGAAGTCTTCAAGATGTTCCCAGAT GATATGCCGTACTCCAAATCCCAGTACAAGAAATGCGCCGTGATCGGAAATGGCGGCATTATTAAGAACAGTAACTGTGGAAAGGACATTGACTCGGCAGACTTTGTGTTCAG ATGCAACATACCGCCCATCAGCGAGAAATACTCTGCTGACGTCGGCACAAAAACAGATCTGGTAACGGTGAATCCCAGCATCATCACCGAGAG ATTTCAAAAGCTGGAGAAATGGCGGCGTCCCTTTTACAACGTCCTACTCAACTACGAGAACTCCTCGGTGGTCCTGCCGGCGTTCTACAACACGCGCAACACGGACGTGTCCTTCCGGGTCAAGTACATGCTGGACGACTTTGACTCGCAACGCGgcgtcttcttcttccaccCGCAGTACCTGCTCAACGTGCAGCGCTTCTGGGCCGTGCAGGGCGTGCGGGCCAAGCGGCTGAGCAGCGGGCTGATGTTGGTCACCGCCGCCCTGGAGATGTGCGAGGAGGTGCACCTCTACGGTTTCTGGGCCTTCCCCATGAACCCGTCGGGCATCTTCATCACGCACCACTACTACGACAACGTCAAGCCGCGACCGGGCTTTCACGCCATGCCGCACGAGATCTTCAACTTCATCCACATGCACGCCCGCGGTATCGTGCACGTGCACACCGGGCCGTGCACGTGA
- the st8sia5 gene encoding alpha-2,8-sialyltransferase 8E isoform X2 — protein sequence MLRRRIGYTDPSSGKDILGNRSLCFIFICAFGLVTLLQQILYGKNYIKSAQQFSRLKGDETGNWSGPVNFSDDGSLKPARNGRKRCFRQHFQPDSQIAVIVTPCLADIKKKNKRSHRYLGNYDGHFEYNSTTCKEVRQEIMDVKVLTMVKTSDLFERWRNLQVCKWEQSKEETSNFKMSLSRCCNAPSFLFTTKRNTPAGSKLRYEVDTSGILPITTEVFKMFPDDMPYSKSQYKKCAVIGNGGIIKNSNCGKDIDSADFVFRCNIPPISEKYSADVGTKTDLVTVNPSIITERFQKLEKWRRPFYNVLLNYENSSVVLPAFYNTRNTDVSFRVKYMLDDFDSQRGVFFFHPQYLLNVQRFWAVQGVRAKRLSSGLMLVTAALEMCEEVHLYGFWAFPMNPSGIFITHHYYDNVKPRPGFHAMPHEIFNFIHMHARGIVHVHTGPCT from the exons ATGCTGCGCCGCAGGATCGGATACACTGACCCGTCGTCGGGTAAAGACATCTTGGGCAATCGCTCCCtttgtttcatatttatttgcgCCTTTGGACTGGTGACTCTGTTACAGCAGATTCTCTATGGAAAAAACTACATTAAGAG TGCGCAACAGTTTAGCCGACTCAAAGGGGACGAGACAGGAAATTGGAGCGGTCCCGTTAATTTCTCGGATGACGGATCTCTGAAGCCTGCCAGAAATGGAAGGAAAAG ATGTTTCCGTCAGCATTTTCAGCCAGATTCACAGATCGCCGTAATAGTCACACCCTGCCTAGCCGAtattaagaagaaaaacaaacgctCTCACAG GTATTTGGGAAACTACGACGGGCACTTTGAGTACAACTCGACAACATGCAAAGAGGTCAGACAGGAGATTATGGACGTCAAAGTCCTGACAAT GGTGAAAACTTCGGATTTGTTTGAGAGATGGCGTAACCTGCAGGTGTGTAAGTGGGAGCAGAGCAAGGAGGAAACCAGCAACTTCAA AATGTCGCTGTCTCGTTGCTGCAatgctccttccttcctgttcACCACCAAAAGGAACACCCCCGCCGGGAGCAAGCTGAGGTACGAGGTGGACACCAGCGGCATTCTTCCCATCACCACCGAAGTCTTCAAGATGTTCCCAGAT GATATGCCGTACTCCAAATCCCAGTACAAGAAATGCGCCGTGATCGGAAATGGCGGCATTATTAAGAACAGTAACTGTGGAAAGGACATTGACTCGGCAGACTTTGTGTTCAG ATGCAACATACCGCCCATCAGCGAGAAATACTCTGCTGACGTCGGCACAAAAACAGATCTGGTAACGGTGAATCCCAGCATCATCACCGAGAG ATTTCAAAAGCTGGAGAAATGGCGGCGTCCCTTTTACAACGTCCTACTCAACTACGAGAACTCCTCGGTGGTCCTGCCGGCGTTCTACAACACGCGCAACACGGACGTGTCCTTCCGGGTCAAGTACATGCTGGACGACTTTGACTCGCAACGCGgcgtcttcttcttccaccCGCAGTACCTGCTCAACGTGCAGCGCTTCTGGGCCGTGCAGGGCGTGCGGGCCAAGCGGCTGAGCAGCGGGCTGATGTTGGTCACCGCCGCCCTGGAGATGTGCGAGGAGGTGCACCTCTACGGTTTCTGGGCCTTCCCCATGAACCCGTCGGGCATCTTCATCACGCACCACTACTACGACAACGTCAAGCCGCGACCGGGCTTTCACGCCATGCCGCACGAGATCTTCAACTTCATCCACATGCACGCCCGCGGTATCGTGCACGTGCACACCGGGCCGTGCACGTGA
- the st8sia5 gene encoding alpha-2,8-sialyltransferase 8E isoform X1, giving the protein MLRRRIGYTDPSSGKDILGNRSLCFIFICAFGLVTLLQQILYGKNYIKSAQQFSRLKGDETGNWSGPVNFSDDGSLKPARNGRKRCFRQHFQPDSQIAVIVTPCLADIKKKNKRSHRYLGNYDGHFEYNSTTCKEVRQEIMDVKVLTIKNFRKVRGRGYPSSLSKSLCLSARVKTSDLFERWRNLQVCKWEQSKEETSNFKMSLSRCCNAPSFLFTTKRNTPAGSKLRYEVDTSGILPITTEVFKMFPDDMPYSKSQYKKCAVIGNGGIIKNSNCGKDIDSADFVFRCNIPPISEKYSADVGTKTDLVTVNPSIITERFQKLEKWRRPFYNVLLNYENSSVVLPAFYNTRNTDVSFRVKYMLDDFDSQRGVFFFHPQYLLNVQRFWAVQGVRAKRLSSGLMLVTAALEMCEEVHLYGFWAFPMNPSGIFITHHYYDNVKPRPGFHAMPHEIFNFIHMHARGIVHVHTGPCT; this is encoded by the exons ATGCTGCGCCGCAGGATCGGATACACTGACCCGTCGTCGGGTAAAGACATCTTGGGCAATCGCTCCCtttgtttcatatttatttgcgCCTTTGGACTGGTGACTCTGTTACAGCAGATTCTCTATGGAAAAAACTACATTAAGAG TGCGCAACAGTTTAGCCGACTCAAAGGGGACGAGACAGGAAATTGGAGCGGTCCCGTTAATTTCTCGGATGACGGATCTCTGAAGCCTGCCAGAAATGGAAGGAAAAG ATGTTTCCGTCAGCATTTTCAGCCAGATTCACAGATCGCCGTAATAGTCACACCCTGCCTAGCCGAtattaagaagaaaaacaaacgctCTCACAG GTATTTGGGAAACTACGACGGGCACTTTGAGTACAACTCGACAACATGCAAAGAGGTCAGACAGGAGATTATGGACGTCAAAGTCCTGACAAT AAAGAATTTTCGGAAAGTACGCGGTCGTGGCTATCCTTCTTCACTCTCCAAGTCTCTCTGCCTGTCTGCCAGGGTGAAAACTTCGGATTTGTTTGAGAGATGGCGTAACCTGCAGGTGTGTAAGTGGGAGCAGAGCAAGGAGGAAACCAGCAACTTCAA AATGTCGCTGTCTCGTTGCTGCAatgctccttccttcctgttcACCACCAAAAGGAACACCCCCGCCGGGAGCAAGCTGAGGTACGAGGTGGACACCAGCGGCATTCTTCCCATCACCACCGAAGTCTTCAAGATGTTCCCAGAT GATATGCCGTACTCCAAATCCCAGTACAAGAAATGCGCCGTGATCGGAAATGGCGGCATTATTAAGAACAGTAACTGTGGAAAGGACATTGACTCGGCAGACTTTGTGTTCAG ATGCAACATACCGCCCATCAGCGAGAAATACTCTGCTGACGTCGGCACAAAAACAGATCTGGTAACGGTGAATCCCAGCATCATCACCGAGAG ATTTCAAAAGCTGGAGAAATGGCGGCGTCCCTTTTACAACGTCCTACTCAACTACGAGAACTCCTCGGTGGTCCTGCCGGCGTTCTACAACACGCGCAACACGGACGTGTCCTTCCGGGTCAAGTACATGCTGGACGACTTTGACTCGCAACGCGgcgtcttcttcttccaccCGCAGTACCTGCTCAACGTGCAGCGCTTCTGGGCCGTGCAGGGCGTGCGGGCCAAGCGGCTGAGCAGCGGGCTGATGTTGGTCACCGCCGCCCTGGAGATGTGCGAGGAGGTGCACCTCTACGGTTTCTGGGCCTTCCCCATGAACCCGTCGGGCATCTTCATCACGCACCACTACTACGACAACGTCAAGCCGCGACCGGGCTTTCACGCCATGCCGCACGAGATCTTCAACTTCATCCACATGCACGCCCGCGGTATCGTGCACGTGCACACCGGGCCGTGCACGTGA
- the st8sia5 gene encoding alpha-2,8-sialyltransferase 8E isoform X4, with protein MLRRRIGYTDPSSGKDILGNRSLCFIFICAFGLVTLLQQILYGKNYIKSAQQFSRLKGDETGNWSGPVNFSDDGSLKPARNGRKRYLGNYDGHFEYNSTTCKEVRQEIMDVKVLTMVKTSDLFERWRNLQVCKWEQSKEETSNFKMSLSRCCNAPSFLFTTKRNTPAGSKLRYEVDTSGILPITTEVFKMFPDDMPYSKSQYKKCAVIGNGGIIKNSNCGKDIDSADFVFRCNIPPISEKYSADVGTKTDLVTVNPSIITERFQKLEKWRRPFYNVLLNYENSSVVLPAFYNTRNTDVSFRVKYMLDDFDSQRGVFFFHPQYLLNVQRFWAVQGVRAKRLSSGLMLVTAALEMCEEVHLYGFWAFPMNPSGIFITHHYYDNVKPRPGFHAMPHEIFNFIHMHARGIVHVHTGPCT; from the exons ATGCTGCGCCGCAGGATCGGATACACTGACCCGTCGTCGGGTAAAGACATCTTGGGCAATCGCTCCCtttgtttcatatttatttgcgCCTTTGGACTGGTGACTCTGTTACAGCAGATTCTCTATGGAAAAAACTACATTAAGAG TGCGCAACAGTTTAGCCGACTCAAAGGGGACGAGACAGGAAATTGGAGCGGTCCCGTTAATTTCTCGGATGACGGATCTCTGAAGCCTGCCAGAAATGGAAGGAAAAG GTATTTGGGAAACTACGACGGGCACTTTGAGTACAACTCGACAACATGCAAAGAGGTCAGACAGGAGATTATGGACGTCAAAGTCCTGACAAT GGTGAAAACTTCGGATTTGTTTGAGAGATGGCGTAACCTGCAGGTGTGTAAGTGGGAGCAGAGCAAGGAGGAAACCAGCAACTTCAA AATGTCGCTGTCTCGTTGCTGCAatgctccttccttcctgttcACCACCAAAAGGAACACCCCCGCCGGGAGCAAGCTGAGGTACGAGGTGGACACCAGCGGCATTCTTCCCATCACCACCGAAGTCTTCAAGATGTTCCCAGAT GATATGCCGTACTCCAAATCCCAGTACAAGAAATGCGCCGTGATCGGAAATGGCGGCATTATTAAGAACAGTAACTGTGGAAAGGACATTGACTCGGCAGACTTTGTGTTCAG ATGCAACATACCGCCCATCAGCGAGAAATACTCTGCTGACGTCGGCACAAAAACAGATCTGGTAACGGTGAATCCCAGCATCATCACCGAGAG ATTTCAAAAGCTGGAGAAATGGCGGCGTCCCTTTTACAACGTCCTACTCAACTACGAGAACTCCTCGGTGGTCCTGCCGGCGTTCTACAACACGCGCAACACGGACGTGTCCTTCCGGGTCAAGTACATGCTGGACGACTTTGACTCGCAACGCGgcgtcttcttcttccaccCGCAGTACCTGCTCAACGTGCAGCGCTTCTGGGCCGTGCAGGGCGTGCGGGCCAAGCGGCTGAGCAGCGGGCTGATGTTGGTCACCGCCGCCCTGGAGATGTGCGAGGAGGTGCACCTCTACGGTTTCTGGGCCTTCCCCATGAACCCGTCGGGCATCTTCATCACGCACCACTACTACGACAACGTCAAGCCGCGACCGGGCTTTCACGCCATGCCGCACGAGATCTTCAACTTCATCCACATGCACGCCCGCGGTATCGTGCACGTGCACACCGGGCCGTGCACGTGA
- the rpl28 gene encoding 60S ribosomal protein L28 — MHNLIQCGLSRFIMSANLQWMVIRNCSSFLLKRNGQTYSTEPNNLKSRNTFRFNGLVHKKTVGVQPAPDGKGVVVVVKKRKGQHKPVNSYNKITINKNARATLNSLRNIINKNKYRKDLRMAALRRASAILKSQKPVVVKKKRARAAKTA, encoded by the exons ATGCATAACCTTATTCAATGTGGTCTGTCTAGGTTCATCATGTCGGCCAATTTGCAATGGATGGTGATCAGGAACTGCTCCAGCTTCCTTCTCAAGAGGAATGGACAGACCTACAGCACT GAGCCCAACAATCTGAAATCCAGGAACACATTCCGATTCAACGGGCTGGTGCACAAGAAGACGGTGGGCGTGCAGCCGGCGCCTGACGGCAAAGGAGTGGTCGTTGTGGTCAAGAAGCGCAAAG GTCAGCACAAGCCAGTCAATTCTTACAACAAGATCACCATCAACAAGAATGCCCGCGCCACTCTCAACAGCCTGAGGAACATCATTAACAAGAACAAGTACAGGAAGGACCTGCGCATG GCCGCCCTGCGTCGTGCCAGTGCCATTCTGAAGAGCCAGAAGCCCGTGGTGGTCAAAAAGAAGCGCGCCAGGGCTGCCAAGACCGCATAA
- the LOC119131618 gene encoding uncharacterized protein LOC119131618 isoform X1: MDNDDDLEILGEQLYTRIFHIHSENAGKLTGMLLELPVLVLRRLLQDEAMLATAVEKAVKALHVDMHQETSKTTRKEEDNDSMSSDSLGEQLFELVDIYNTGYSQKITGMLLEQDKEAVLKLLSDPKQLEEQLNAALKTLQQQRVEETNVSDASDPEDNEGLGEKLFLQVEELDKLHAHEITGMLLEMDADVLRQLLRERTMLEAAVHKAQAALST; the protein is encoded by the exons ATGGACAATGATGACGACTTGGAAATACTTGGCGAACAGTTATACACTCGGATTTTTCACATACACAGCGAGAACGCTGGGAAACTTACAG GTATGCTGCTGGAGCTTCCTGTACTTGTCCTGAGAAGGTTGCTGCAGGATGAGGCTATGCTCGCAACAGCCGTGGAAAAAGCAGTTAAAGCCCTGCATGTGGATATGCACCAGGAGACCAG CAAAACAACAAGGAAGGAAGAAGACAACGACTCCATGTCTTCGGACTCTTTGGGCGAGCAGCTTTTTGAGCTGGTGGACATTTACAACACCGGATACTCACAGAAAATCACAG GCATGTTACTGGAACAGGACAAGGAGGCCGTGTTAAAGCTTCTCTCAGATCCCAAACAGCTGGAAGAGCAGCTGAATGCAGCGCTCAAGACCTTACAACA GCAGCGTGTCGAGGAGACAAACGTAAGCGACGCATCGGACCCCGAGGACAACGAGGGGTTGGGAGAGAAGCTCTTCTTGCAGGTGGAGGAACTGGACAAGCTTCATGCGCATGAAATCACCG gcaTGTTGCTGGAAATGGACGCTGATGTTCTCCGTCAGCTGCTTCGAGAGCGCACCATGCTTGAGGCTGCCGTTCACAAAGCACAAGCAGCCCTCAGCACATGA
- the LOC119131618 gene encoding uncharacterized protein LOC119131618 isoform X2, translated as MDNDDDLEILGEQLYTRIFHIHSENAGKLTGMLLELPVLVLRRLLQDEAMLATAVEKAVKALHVDMHQETRKEEDNDSMSSDSLGEQLFELVDIYNTGYSQKITGMLLEQDKEAVLKLLSDPKQLEEQLNAALKTLQQQRVEETNVSDASDPEDNEGLGEKLFLQVEELDKLHAHEITGMLLEMDADVLRQLLRERTMLEAAVHKAQAALST; from the exons ATGGACAATGATGACGACTTGGAAATACTTGGCGAACAGTTATACACTCGGATTTTTCACATACACAGCGAGAACGCTGGGAAACTTACAG GTATGCTGCTGGAGCTTCCTGTACTTGTCCTGAGAAGGTTGCTGCAGGATGAGGCTATGCTCGCAACAGCCGTGGAAAAAGCAGTTAAAGCCCTGCATGTGGATATGCACCAGGAGACCAG GAAGGAAGAAGACAACGACTCCATGTCTTCGGACTCTTTGGGCGAGCAGCTTTTTGAGCTGGTGGACATTTACAACACCGGATACTCACAGAAAATCACAG GCATGTTACTGGAACAGGACAAGGAGGCCGTGTTAAAGCTTCTCTCAGATCCCAAACAGCTGGAAGAGCAGCTGAATGCAGCGCTCAAGACCTTACAACA GCAGCGTGTCGAGGAGACAAACGTAAGCGACGCATCGGACCCCGAGGACAACGAGGGGTTGGGAGAGAAGCTCTTCTTGCAGGTGGAGGAACTGGACAAGCTTCATGCGCATGAAATCACCG gcaTGTTGCTGGAAATGGACGCTGATGTTCTCCGTCAGCTGCTTCGAGAGCGCACCATGCTTGAGGCTGCCGTTCACAAAGCACAAGCAGCCCTCAGCACATGA